A genomic stretch from Methanoculleus horonobensis includes:
- a CDS encoding IS5 family transposase produces the protein MSISRTVRRTPRIFKQKGESTGYDGYKKVNGNKLSALVDRNGLPLVCTVSPANVHGSQLYEPILEAFEIPEVQDHPTILSADAAYDAREIRQYNRKRGIKSNIPVNRRSRRHPKRGRPFWFDLELYKMRSAIERFFSWIEAFKMIVPRYERYERSFMGLIHLACSVMIGRRLG, from the coding sequence GTGTCGATCTCTCGCACTGTGCGACGGACACCAAGGATATTCAAACAAAAAGGGGAATCGACTGGCTATGATGGCTATAAAAAGGTAAATGGGAACAAACTGAGTGCTCTGGTCGATCGGAACGGTCTCCCGCTTGTCTGCACGGTTTCACCTGCCAATGTCCATGGTTCACAGCTCTATGAACCAATCCTCGAAGCATTTGAGATTCCGGAGGTGCAGGATCACCCCACGATCCTCTCGGCAGATGCAGCCTATGATGCCCGAGAGATTCGCCAGTACAACCGGAAACGAGGAATCAAGAGCAATATCCCGGTCAACCGGAGATCCCGGAGACATCCAAAACGAGGGAGGCCATTCTGGTTTGATCTAGAACTCTATAAAATGCGCAGTGCAATAGAGCGGTTCTTCAGTTGGATTGAGGCGTTTAAGATGATCGTTCCACGTTACGAGCGATATGAACGCTCATTCATGGGATTGATCCACTTGGCATGTAGTGTCATGATCGGGAGAAGATTGGGATGA
- a CDS encoding type II toxin-antitoxin system HicB family antitoxin — protein sequence MRTFTAVLYREEDMCVAECPEVGTVSQGRTVEEAVANLKEATELYLEEFPLEDGRRPIITTFEVAEGARA from the coding sequence ATGAGGACGTTCACGGCCGTGCTTTACAGGGAAGAGGATATGTGCGTCGCGGAGTGCCCCGAGGTCGGCACCGTCAGCCAGGGCAGGACGGTTGAAGAGGCGGTGGCCAACCTCAAAGAGGCTACGGAACTGTACTTAGAAGAATTCCCGCTGGAAGACGGGAGGCGGCCGATCATCACGACGTTCGAGGTGGCCGAGGGTGCCCGGGCTTAA
- a CDS encoding DGQHR domain-containing protein — translation MICACCGMEIVGKSYGPYHDDQYYCKRCWDDPSLFFADKPVTVLQDFLREGSNLTVENLNLIEVIDQYRKQSVNPKKGLLKIWEQILGKCFIEIPVIQAHQMNITLYFGKIKAYELLLLSSVDQWTESECIGYQRVQFKSKRKEIKDYLKMCPIPLVPAILGSINEGEFLSTNEHFGTLRFPVLPGAISLLDGQQRTGGFDELFYEFKGYLKKNPSNIKTDIIEKYFDLFNFELPIVFLDSADIAKKINLIETNSKHVEPLDVERAFFIIINKTQKAVNASLKDELAYKTIEAGIRGIPVIEKDMWRTEIIPIANYLNGENGPLNCLINLGGIPGLKKPIQLNGFVTSLKMLFISNDSFKELDAETKSKFLCAYWETIRDLFPDAFDRQHYDKYLLTKSIGIYSLNYLANDVFNQCISNGLDPCDKQTIAGYLYPLKGFDWSVESSPFTYLAGKKGVKKAKEMMSEFICTHSHA, via the coding sequence ATGATCTGTGCATGCTGTGGAATGGAAATTGTAGGGAAATCTTATGGACCATATCATGATGACCAATACTATTGCAAACGATGTTGGGATGACCCAAGTTTGTTCTTCGCAGACAAACCAGTCACTGTTTTACAAGACTTTTTACGAGAAGGTTCGAATCTTACAGTGGAAAATCTAAACCTCATTGAGGTTATCGACCAATATCGAAAACAATCGGTCAATCCGAAAAAAGGCCTCTTAAAAATTTGGGAACAGATACTTGGTAAATGTTTCATTGAAATACCCGTTATTCAAGCACACCAAATGAATATTACCCTTTATTTCGGAAAAATCAAGGCATATGAACTGTTACTATTATCCTCTGTGGATCAATGGACAGAGAGTGAATGCATTGGGTATCAGCGTGTTCAGTTCAAATCGAAGAGGAAAGAAATCAAGGATTACTTAAAGATGTGCCCGATCCCACTCGTTCCGGCTATCCTTGGAAGTATCAATGAAGGGGAATTTCTATCGACCAACGAACATTTCGGTACACTGAGATTTCCAGTTCTCCCTGGAGCAATCTCTTTGCTAGATGGTCAACAGCGGACAGGTGGTTTTGATGAACTGTTTTACGAATTCAAGGGATATCTTAAGAAAAACCCCTCGAATATAAAAACAGATATAATTGAGAAATACTTTGATTTGTTCAATTTCGAACTTCCAATTGTCTTCCTTGATTCTGCTGATATCGCAAAGAAAATTAACCTGATTGAAACGAATTCGAAACACGTGGAACCCTTGGACGTTGAAAGGGCCTTCTTTATAATTATCAACAAAACCCAGAAGGCTGTTAACGCATCGCTCAAAGATGAGCTAGCCTACAAAACAATAGAGGCCGGGATAAGAGGCATACCTGTTATCGAAAAAGACATGTGGAGAACAGAGATTATACCCATTGCAAACTATCTGAATGGGGAAAATGGCCCTCTAAATTGTCTTATTAACTTGGGGGGCATCCCGGGACTTAAGAAACCGATTCAACTGAATGGATTTGTTACTTCACTCAAAATGCTTTTTATCTCCAATGATTCCTTTAAAGAACTAGACGCAGAAACAAAAAGCAAATTTTTATGTGCGTATTGGGAGACAATCCGAGATTTATTCCCGGATGCATTCGACAGGCAACACTACGATAAATACCTGCTAACCAAATCAATTGGAATATATTCTTTGAACTATTTAGCAAATGACGTTTTCAACCAGTGCATCAGTAATGGACTAGACCCTTGCGATAAACAAACAATCGCGGGATATCTTTACCCACTCAAAGGGTTCGATTGGAGCGTAGAATCGTCTCCGTTTACTTATTTAGCAGGAAAAAAGGGAGTGAAAAAAGCAAAAGAAATGATGTCAGAGTTTATTTGTACCCACTCCCATGCTTAA
- a CDS encoding transposase yields MNDTYSYRTCTIGDKVYCEKRGHTERSSQTYKASYIILRGIAFREIDDDLWAIVRKYLPPTKPHIGRPRRDPRGLFNGILYVLTTGCTWHDVPANYGTKSTVHRYHLELCEKGVYQAIILDLLQSGHEIRKTRKIRDFPDRKLQGSFRVDLSHCATDTKDIQTKRGIDWL; encoded by the coding sequence ATAAATGATACTTATTCGTATCGAACATGTACCATTGGAGATAAGGTATACTGCGAAAAACGTGGTCATACAGAGAGGTCGTCCCAAACCTATAAGGCCTCTTATATAATACTCCGGGGTATAGCCTTCCGGGAAATTGACGACGATCTCTGGGCGATTGTCCGGAAATACCTCCCTCCAACAAAGCCGCACATCGGTCGACCGCGGCGTGACCCCCGCGGGTTGTTCAACGGCATCCTATACGTCCTGACCACCGGCTGCACCTGGCACGATGTTCCGGCGAACTACGGCACCAAATCAACGGTTCATCGGTACCACCTTGAATTATGCGAGAAGGGAGTGTACCAGGCGATCATCCTCGACCTGCTCCAATCCGGGCACGAGATCCGAAAAACACGGAAAATCAGAGATTTTCCTGACAGGAAACTGCAGGGCAGTTTCCGTGTCGATCTCTCGCACTGTGCGACGGACACCAAGGATATTCAAACAAAAAGGGGAATCGACTGGCTATGA
- a CDS encoding helicase-related protein gives MDVASEYRFADNLVQYIAARMSGTHDDDSIISEKPSKYFILGCLAAQRLRDRINEVDEPDNYDSDKKAASIRAQQSRVSLLLTKSSITEESSLSITATGHVYYKVRPDRNEEETTQRYLWKKCPFIHSCHVNVLPLVSQAECHQNSFTEHFNFAETIGVINSDPSKKTSVPLGTWQADISVQINEYDEERLIITITFCNKSVEPESVDDFERTLFNCLIKVKLDSLITSEFQDEYLYEGHHQKYHYDFRTINCQASWISEGESFITHHYGYFEQENVRPKESTKGITFQFNDLICDETAVPILDNFLHELDLTYKTYRDAFPDGVDDHEYKPREGHKERTWGEQLQQISHFKDLLGRVSQGVNLIKCDPKAKEAFYKTNLSFDNYYSNNGTPGAGWRIFQLTFILASLPSVVQEIYLDTVDVLHVDTGGGKSEAYFGLVLFTAFYDRINNKKEGVSAIVKFPLRMLSIQQLERLSSLIIHADAVRAQHSQVFPGEVFSLGYYVGNQSDDFPKTYKEVKKKLYSGKSLLTPAPESLIVSKCPLCAAELNSKVRLIDDPARSRVIHKCDQCNKEFYIYFSDYEIFRWRPTVIVSTVDKWASLAQQRRVRALLGGRGSLCSEGHGFIISGNNCQTNSKDEAFHCEHIGESRPSSDGPRLSIQDEMHLLREGFGTISSHFEGLIESIVKHTSGRQLKHISMSATLNGTSGQIQELYLKNTFVIPGRCPEGVGSSDDVFFERRTGPKRVIYGFKPNLRDNHYATLRTLLHYAEFIINAQSSLNTDPDGFCEEYLLESVNSAQVLIKQFIIPLTYHLKKQDAYDMQRLQDAVVAEPLTQHYGAGVEGVPLTGDDSLEELKQTIDDIKSYVAEYSPDLIENHQFTLKPIYSTSVVSHGVDLEELNFMVFQGIPYSTAEYIQALSRVGRKHLGIVLVWFYPNRVRDDSFFRNFSRYHDTLDHQVRPVPINRSSRLGVYQTLNSMFCASVLTYMSDLKGKPLYQKRDIADLTLEDKERIVQFMYNAYGSNVLDVNLRKEVEERINEVVLGQGSNSDFFPKLLAKTGDQLYRNQSGMRGIQNNLGLVLVEEDRRYLTERRESNE, from the coding sequence ATGGACGTCGCTTCAGAATATCGGTTTGCTGACAACCTTGTCCAATATATAGCAGCTAGAATGTCTGGAACCCACGATGATGATTCTATCATCAGTGAAAAGCCGAGTAAATATTTCATTCTCGGATGCCTTGCGGCCCAACGGCTTAGGGACCGTATTAATGAAGTTGATGAGCCCGATAACTATGATTCAGACAAAAAAGCTGCCTCAATTCGAGCTCAACAAAGCCGAGTGTCCTTATTATTAACTAAAAGCAGCATAACTGAAGAGTCTAGTCTTTCAATAACTGCTACAGGTCACGTATATTATAAGGTCCGGCCAGATCGCAATGAAGAGGAAACAACTCAGCGTTACCTCTGGAAGAAGTGTCCTTTCATTCATTCGTGCCATGTAAATGTACTACCTTTAGTTTCTCAAGCCGAGTGTCATCAGAACTCTTTCACCGAGCATTTTAACTTTGCCGAAACTATTGGCGTTATCAATAGCGATCCGTCAAAGAAAACCAGTGTTCCACTAGGGACTTGGCAAGCGGATATCTCTGTGCAAATAAATGAATACGATGAAGAACGGTTGATTATCACAATCACTTTTTGTAATAAAAGTGTGGAGCCAGAATCAGTGGACGACTTTGAGCGAACATTGTTTAATTGCCTGATCAAAGTCAAGCTAGATTCCCTTATCACGAGTGAGTTTCAAGATGAGTATCTTTACGAAGGGCATCACCAGAAGTACCATTACGATTTCCGTACGATTAATTGCCAAGCAAGTTGGATTTCAGAGGGTGAGTCCTTTATAACTCACCATTATGGTTATTTTGAACAAGAAAACGTTAGACCTAAAGAATCTACTAAGGGTATTACGTTTCAATTCAATGATTTAATTTGTGACGAAACAGCAGTTCCAATTCTGGATAACTTCTTACATGAGCTGGATCTAACATACAAGACATATAGAGACGCCTTTCCTGATGGTGTAGACGATCATGAATACAAGCCGCGGGAAGGGCATAAGGAGAGAACTTGGGGTGAACAACTACAGCAGATATCTCACTTTAAAGACCTTCTTGGACGTGTCAGTCAAGGAGTGAATTTAATCAAGTGTGACCCTAAAGCCAAAGAGGCATTTTATAAGACAAATCTGTCTTTTGATAATTATTACAGTAATAATGGCACCCCGGGAGCCGGTTGGCGAATATTTCAGTTGACCTTTATCCTTGCAAGCCTCCCTTCTGTTGTACAAGAAATTTATCTTGATACAGTTGATGTGCTACACGTCGATACTGGAGGAGGAAAATCTGAGGCCTATTTTGGGTTGGTGCTATTCACTGCATTTTATGATAGAATCAACAACAAGAAAGAGGGAGTTAGTGCTATTGTAAAGTTTCCTTTGAGAATGCTCTCAATTCAGCAACTAGAGAGATTGTCTAGCCTCATCATTCATGCAGATGCAGTCCGTGCGCAACATTCCCAAGTTTTCCCAGGAGAAGTATTCTCTCTTGGTTATTATGTTGGTAATCAAAGTGATGATTTTCCAAAGACCTACAAGGAGGTCAAGAAGAAGTTATATTCTGGGAAATCACTTTTAACGCCAGCTCCAGAATCACTGATTGTATCTAAGTGTCCCTTATGTGCAGCAGAACTGAATAGTAAAGTAAGACTAATTGACGACCCTGCACGAAGTAGAGTGATTCATAAGTGTGATCAGTGCAATAAGGAGTTCTATATCTACTTTAGCGACTACGAAATCTTCCGTTGGAGACCCACTGTTATAGTATCTACTGTCGATAAATGGGCCAGTTTGGCTCAGCAAAGGCGAGTTAGAGCTCTCCTTGGAGGTAGAGGCAGTCTATGCTCAGAGGGTCATGGGTTCATAATCTCGGGAAACAATTGTCAAACTAATAGTAAAGATGAAGCATTCCATTGTGAGCACATTGGTGAATCGCGTCCTAGTTCAGATGGGCCACGTTTGTCAATTCAAGATGAAATGCACTTACTACGAGAGGGATTCGGAACAATATCTTCTCATTTTGAAGGCCTCATCGAATCGATAGTCAAACATACGTCTGGTCGACAGTTGAAACATATCTCAATGAGTGCGACGTTAAATGGTACATCTGGTCAGATACAGGAATTATATCTGAAAAACACCTTTGTCATTCCGGGAAGGTGTCCTGAAGGTGTCGGTAGCAGTGATGATGTTTTCTTTGAGAGAAGAACCGGCCCAAAAAGGGTTATCTATGGGTTTAAGCCGAATCTAAGAGATAATCACTATGCGACATTGAGAACTTTACTTCACTATGCGGAATTCATAATCAACGCGCAGTCTAGCCTAAACACGGATCCAGATGGCTTCTGTGAAGAATACTTATTAGAGAGTGTTAACAGTGCGCAGGTATTGATAAAACAATTTATTATCCCCTTAACATATCATTTGAAAAAACAGGATGCATATGACATGCAGCGCCTACAAGATGCTGTGGTTGCAGAACCACTCACTCAGCATTATGGTGCAGGTGTCGAAGGTGTACCGTTAACAGGTGATGACTCTTTAGAGGAGTTAAAACAAACTATCGATGATATCAAGAGTTATGTTGCTGAGTATTCTCCCGACCTAATTGAAAATCATCAGTTCACTCTAAAGCCAATCTACTCAACGTCTGTTGTCTCTCACGGTGTAGACCTTGAAGAGTTAAATTTTATGGTGTTTCAAGGAATTCCGTATTCTACAGCTGAATACATCCAAGCTCTTTCAAGGGTTGGCAGGAAACATCTAGGGATTGTCCTTGTTTGGTTTTATCCAAATCGGGTTCGTGATGATAGTTTTTTCAGGAATTTTTCTCGATATCATGACACATTAGACCATCAAGTTAGACCAGTCCCCATAAATAGGTCCTCTCGATTGGGTGTATATCAGACATTAAACTCAATGTTTTGTGCAAGTGTGTTGACTTATATGTCAGATCTTAAAGGAAAGCCACTATATCAAAAGCGAGATATTGCTGACCTTACCCTAGAAGATAAAGAAAGAATTGTGCAATTTATGTATAATGCTTACGGCAGCAACGTTCTGGATGTAAACCTCCGAAAGGAGGTAGAAGAACGGATCAATGAAGTTGTTTTAGGTCAAGGTAGTAATTCTGACTTCTTCCCAAAATTACTAGCTAAAACGGGAGATCAACTATATAGAAATCAGTCTGGGATGAGAGGAATACAGAATAACTTGGGACTAGTTCTGGTTGAAGAAGATCGAAGATATTTGACAGAAAGGAGGGAATCAAATGAATAA
- a CDS encoding DUF1998 domain-containing protein: MNKFEHSIPESSAFFQGHIDQYFSKSKMSYQVILNFEDRIQADNFNVPKFRPIFCRIINKFIALRARDGWEQHQILSDQLKLQAVKFVDNIKEEISGYYRIESRTAICRKKLPNNQYCNHYFELGEPRGCGHNSTEPFKQITFIAYCDECGRTAPLHWMTNLRNNCPTCHAERSLNILLWDKSDSISTYKVKCTQCGHEAKLYFISCDHYIRNSQKTLSIKPRRRFKGVAIRASTIIHPLVYSIPDIPNGEEIDNSGRRNTQGRNFSEAFHALFPEFEGEHHLFLPEFRANVINTEEFWVLSRIITSCDDLNLDVQIKTQWSQTQFINLMKTVIKTANHLIDAGGDSATVIARYGINLIERALTNTNDIDFDENDLQGIYLGMHPSSGQNADSPLLPKKQLIPNLKPNDYPQFLKRFGLKEIMHIANFNMVQAVLGTIKGSTRREPLLFDPVFTGVGDSRRPTVFVREFLTEGILFHLDYGKILEWAEANKMYIDESLQTDLNDNNEETRYRSLITYNNEFKDAVYTLLHTYSHMLIQQSTINTGLDIQSLAEIVYPKSASFFIYSTSSINIGGLEDTYHYHLEDWLHRTVDLALDCPQDPACMIHEGGSCNACSYLPEFVCENFNQNLDRSALIGGPRYTRGYLSQ; this comes from the coding sequence ATGAATAAATTTGAGCACTCTATCCCCGAAAGTAGCGCTTTCTTCCAGGGGCATATCGATCAGTACTTTTCTAAAAGTAAGATGAGTTATCAGGTCATTTTAAATTTTGAGGATCGAATTCAGGCCGATAACTTTAACGTCCCGAAATTCCGTCCAATCTTCTGTAGAATAATCAACAAATTCATTGCTTTAAGGGCTAGAGATGGTTGGGAGCAACATCAAATTCTTTCTGACCAACTCAAGTTACAAGCGGTAAAATTTGTAGATAATATAAAAGAAGAGATTTCAGGTTATTATAGGATTGAGTCGAGAACAGCAATTTGCAGAAAAAAATTACCTAATAATCAATATTGTAACCATTATTTCGAATTGGGTGAACCAAGAGGATGCGGGCATAACAGCACCGAACCTTTTAAACAAATTACATTTATCGCATACTGTGACGAATGTGGGAGAACGGCTCCACTCCATTGGATGACGAACCTTCGAAATAACTGTCCAACATGTCATGCAGAAAGAAGCCTAAATATTCTTCTCTGGGATAAATCGGACTCAATATCTACATACAAAGTAAAATGTACTCAATGTGGTCACGAAGCAAAGTTGTACTTCATATCTTGCGATCATTATATCAGAAATTCACAGAAAACGTTGTCCATCAAACCACGAAGACGATTCAAAGGTGTTGCAATAAGGGCTTCAACAATAATTCATCCTCTTGTGTATTCTATTCCAGATATTCCTAATGGAGAGGAAATTGATAATTCCGGGAGGCGGAATACACAAGGGAGAAATTTTTCAGAAGCTTTTCACGCATTATTCCCTGAATTCGAGGGAGAACACCACCTTTTTTTGCCCGAATTTAGGGCTAATGTGATCAATACTGAGGAATTCTGGGTTTTATCAAGAATCATCACTTCATGTGATGATTTAAATTTAGACGTTCAGATAAAAACCCAATGGTCACAAACCCAATTTATAAATTTAATGAAAACTGTAATAAAAACCGCTAACCACCTTATCGATGCGGGAGGTGATTCAGCTACGGTTATAGCGCGATATGGCATTAATTTAATAGAACGTGCTTTAACCAATACGAATGATATAGATTTTGATGAAAACGACTTACAGGGAATATACTTAGGTATGCATCCATCCAGTGGGCAGAATGCTGATTCACCATTACTCCCAAAAAAACAGCTCATACCAAACTTAAAACCAAATGACTATCCCCAGTTTCTAAAGAGGTTTGGATTAAAGGAGATAATGCATATTGCGAATTTCAACATGGTTCAAGCCGTTCTAGGAACGATTAAAGGTTCGACACGGCGAGAACCTCTTCTTTTTGATCCAGTTTTCACAGGAGTTGGCGATTCCAGAAGACCGACAGTATTTGTAAGGGAATTTTTAACGGAAGGAATTCTTTTCCATCTCGATTATGGCAAAATTTTGGAGTGGGCTGAAGCAAACAAAATGTACATCGATGAGAGTCTTCAAACTGATCTTAATGACAATAATGAGGAGACTCGATATCGATCTTTAATAACTTATAACAATGAATTTAAAGACGCTGTTTACACTCTGTTGCATACATATTCTCACATGTTAATTCAGCAATCAACTATAAATACAGGATTAGATATCCAAAGTCTTGCGGAGATTGTTTATCCAAAAAGTGCATCATTTTTCATATACTCAACAAGTAGCATTAACATTGGCGGACTTGAAGACACATATCACTATCATCTTGAAGATTGGCTTCATAGAACCGTCGACCTCGCTTTGGATTGCCCACAAGATCCGGCATGTATGATCCATGAGGGCGGTTCCTGTAACGCTTGTAGTTATCTCCCGGAGTTTGTGTGTGAGAACTTCAACCAAAACCTTGATCGATCAGCCTTAATCGGAGGACCCAGGTACACTCGTGGGTATCTTTCGCAATGA
- a CDS encoding phospholipase D family protein, whose product MEYIQSYLSEHDTATIEDLLRNYHKSAPISEFELKRVITTGIEEGYLKAEKSAADKYSTLISQIKTYQPEELLNSVVVVISKPRLRELSLSGIEYRNQFIETTECFQQVISSANYTLRICSPFLQKDVIQEDAYPELEHHLSEALLRGVKVRILTRELIERRYAEVSWIKELARALELENSVTIVDYHHISDTGKVISSTHAKMLIADSDVAYIGSAELRRNSLIANFEVGCLLSGPVVFGVCEVFDSMYSNGRVVL is encoded by the coding sequence ATGGAGTATATCCAATCATACCTATCAGAACATGATACTGCTACGATAGAAGATTTGCTACGTAATTACCATAAGTCAGCTCCAATAAGCGAGTTCGAATTAAAGCGAGTAATAACCACAGGAATTGAGGAGGGGTACCTAAAAGCTGAAAAAAGTGCTGCAGATAAGTACAGCACTTTAATATCTCAAATTAAAACCTATCAACCAGAGGAGTTACTAAACTCAGTTGTCGTTGTAATCTCGAAGCCTAGACTACGTGAACTTAGCTTATCTGGAATTGAGTATCGTAATCAGTTTATTGAAACTACCGAGTGTTTTCAACAAGTTATTTCATCTGCAAATTATACATTACGAATATGTTCACCTTTTTTACAAAAGGATGTAATTCAGGAGGATGCATATCCTGAATTAGAGCACCACCTATCGGAGGCGCTGCTTAGGGGTGTAAAGGTTCGAATATTAACTCGAGAACTTATTGAAAGGCGATATGCTGAAGTGTCCTGGATAAAAGAACTCGCCAGAGCATTAGAGTTAGAGAATAGTGTCACAATTGTTGATTACCATCATATCTCTGATACTGGAAAAGTGATTTCAAGTACGCACGCCAAGATGCTAATTGCCGACAGTGATGTTGCGTACATCGGAAGTGCAGAGTTAAGACGTAATAGTCTAATTGCCAACTTCGAAGTCGGATGTTTACTTTCTGGCCCCGTCGTATTTGGGGTTTGTGAAGTGTTTGATTCTATGTATTCTAACGGACGCGTTGTTCTATGA